GAAGGTTTTGTAGCTCTTCTTGAGCCATTTCTAGATACCGTAGTGGTTTGTACGCTTACAGCCCTTGTACTCATTTTTACGGGTATGCATGAGGTTGAAGGTATGGCAGGAGCACAGCTAACGTCTGATGCTTTTGGTAGTCAGATTTCATGGTTCCCATATGTATTGGCTTTAGCAGTATTTCTTTTTGCCTTCTCTACAATGATTTCATGGTCTTACTACGGTATGCGCGCTTGGACTTACCTTTTTGGTAAGAGTAAAAAATCAGAGATGATATATAAGATGCTTTTCTTGGTATTTGTAGTAATTGGTGCTTCCGTAAGTTTAGGTGCGGTACTTGATTTCTCCGATATGATGATTCTGGCCATGTCCTTTCCAAATATCATAGGGCTCTATATAATGTCTGGTGAAGTTAAAAGTGATTTAACAACGTACTGGAGAAAACTAAAAGCTAACGAGCTTTTTAAAAAACAAATAACCGCTAAGGAATAGTTTATCTAGTTATTTCGCGGATGAAAAACTTTAAATCCCACTTCAGGTTCAATAGGCAAGAACGGAGTGGGATTTTTTATTTGCTGTTTATTATAGTTGTGCTTCAGGTAGCGTATTTCGTCCTAAGCTCATCAAATTCTTCTGATGGTAAAGTTGATTTTCTTGAGGATAAACAACTTCAGCTTCAAATAGATAGTCTTAAGGCTAAAGCTCTAGAGAAAGACGCTATTAAAATTTATCCCTTTAATCCCAATTATATAACGGACTATAAGGGGTATACTTTAGGAATGTCGCTAGAAGAGATAGATAGACTGCATAATTTTAGAAAAGAGGGGAAGTTTGCCAATAGCGCTGAGGACTTTCAAAAAGTTACCAAGATTTCAGATTCGTTACTTCAGTTAATTTCGCCCTATTTTAAATTTCCAGAATGGACGCAGGGTAAGGCAAAGTCAACTTCGTCTTATAAAACATTCAATATAAAACAAGAAGTAAGCTCTAGTAATCAGAGAGAAGTGAAGCAAACGGTTTCCGATTTAAATTCGGCCACGATAGAAGAGCTTCGGGAAATTAATGGTATTGGCGAAAAGCTTTCGGCCAGAATTGTAAAATTTAGAGACAGATTGGGAGGATTTTTGGTTAATGAACAGTTGTATGATGTATATGGGTTGGAGCCAGAAGTTGTAGAGCGCACTTTAAAGAGGTTTCAAGTGCTAAAAACACCTAGTATCGAAAAAATAAACATAAATACAGCATCGGCTAAAAAACTATCAAAATTAGTATATCTTCAAAAACAGGTCTCTGAAAGTATAGTAAATTACAGAAATGCTAACGGAAGTATACTTTCTTTTGATGAATTGTCAAAAATAGAAGATTTCCCAATAGAGAAGATTGATAGAATTAAGTTATATTTGGCCCTATAAATTTAATGGCAATGCAAAGCATGTACTTTACGGAAGAACATCAATTATTTAGAGAGAGTCTCCGGGATTTTTTAAAGAAAGAAGTCGTTCCTCATATTGATAAATGGGAAGCGTCAGGAACTATAGAACCTTTCATCTGGGAAAAATTTGGTGAGATGGGGTATTTTGGTCTTGCTACTCCTGAAACCTATGGAGGGTTGGGACTGGATCTATTTTATACTGTTATCTTCCTGGAAGAACTTCAGAGAGTGAATTCTGGTGGTTTTGCAGCAGCAATGTGGGCACATGCCTATTTGGCAATGACGCATTTGAACAAGAATGCAAATGACGAACAGAAAAAGGCGTATTTGACTCCAAGTGTAAATGGAGAGAAAATAGGTTGCTTAGGGGTAACGGAGCCATTTGGTGGTAGTGATGTAGCTGGTATACGAACTACGGCTGTAAAGGAAGGTGATAACTATATTATTAATGGGTCCAAGACATTTATTACCAATGGGGTATACGGAGACTATTGTATTCTGGCGGCAAAGACGGACCCATCTGCAGGAAACAAGGGTATAAGCATTATTATAGTCGATTTAAAAAGTGAAGGTGTCTCCGCTAGTAAATTGAATAAATTAGGTTGGAGAGCATCGGATACGGCAGAACTTGCTTTTGATAACGTAAAGGTTCCTGTGGGTAATTTAATGGGAGAAGAGGGAAGAGGCTTTTCTTTTATAATGGAAGCTTTTGCCTTAGAACGTTTGGTGATGGGAATAAACGCCCATGCTAGGGCGGAATATGCTTTAGAGTATGCATTGCAATATATGTCTGAGCGGGAAACGTTCGGTAAGTCTATAAATCAATACCAGGCCCTGCGCCATAAGTTTGTTGATCTTCATGCAGATATGGAAATATGCAAGCAATACAATTATGGGGTAGTTTATAAGATGGATAAAGGCGAATATGTTGTTCGGGAAGCTACTATTTCAAAATTGAAGTCTACTGAAATGGCAGATAAAGTTGCTTACGATTGTTTGCAATTCTTGGGTGGGTACGGGTATATAGAGGATTACCCTATGGCACGTATGTTCAGGGATAGTCGTTTGGGTCCAATAGGTGGAGGAACTTCGGAAATACTAAAAGAAATCATTGCAAAAATCGTTATCGATAAAAAAGAATACAGAATGCCAAAAGGGTAGGAGGTCTATATACTAAGGGGCTGCGGTGTTTTTAATGTATTGTTTTGAAGTATATTTAGAGATACGTAGTGCTCAATTGTAAATTAGTTTATATATTTGCCGCCTTAATCATAAAGAAAGGAGGTTGTAGCCAATGTTAATTATACCAGTAAAAGAAGGAGAAAACATCGATCGGGCTTTGAAACGTTTCAAGCGTAAATTCGATAAAACGGGTACGATGCGCAGATTGCGTAAGCGTCAACAATTCACAAAACCTTCCGTTGAGCGCAGAGCGCAGATACAGAAAGCAGAATACATTCAAGGTTTAAGAGATAAAGAAGAAATTTAATATCTAATAGACTTTGTATAGTGTACAAATAGGAAAATCCCATCATTCATGATGGGATTTTTTTTGTTTCAATATTTTCGTTCAACTATTGCAATCTCTTTTTTCTCTTAGCGTTGTTAAATCTGCTGTTGCTATCAATTTGTTAACTTCGTAATATGTCATTAGATTCTTTTATATCGTATTTAGCTTTGGAGAAGAACTATTCTGTTCATACGGTAACGGCATATAAAAGAGATTTAGAAACGTTTGGTCAGTTTTGTGAGCAGAATTATGACTGTAAAAATATTGATGCCGTAGCGTACAGCTTTGTTAGAAGTTGGGTTGTGAGCTTAGTAGATTCTGGAGTATCCAATCGATCGGTTAATAGAAAGATGGCATCTTTAAAGGCGTATTATAAATTTCTTCAAAATATTGGGGCTATAAAGGTGAATCCATTAGCGAAGCATAAAGCCTTGAAAACATCAAAAAAAATTGAAGTCCCTTTTTCGGAAATGGAAATGGAAGAGGTGTTATCTCAAATTGAGTTTGCGGATGATTTTGAAGGAGTTAGGGATCGGCTCATTATTGAATTGTTTTACACCACTGGTATCCGTAGGGCAGAGCTTATAAATCTAAAGATGGCAGATGTTAGTTTTTCACAACATCTTTTGAAAGTTTTAGGAAAGCGTAGCAAAGAGCGTATGGTGCCTTTGTTGTCTTCTGTTGAACTGCTTTTGAGAGTGTATCTGAAGGAAAGAGAGGCGCTTGTGGAGATAACCGATGAAACGCATGTTTTTTTATTGAAGTCAGGCAATAAACTATATGAAAACCTTGTTTATCGATTAATAAATAAGTATTTTAGTGAGGTGTCGTCTAAGGTTAAAAAGAGTCCCCATATCTTAAGACATACTTTTGCGACCCATCTGTTGAATAAAGGAGCAGATATGAATTCTGTAAAAGAATTGCTGGGTCATGCAAGTTTAGCATCCACACAAGTATACACACACAATAGTATAGCGGAATTAAAAAAGGTACATGCTAGTGCACACCCTAGGGGAAAAAAGTAACTGGCTTTTTTAAATCACATTGTTTAACATAAAAACTATAACCTATGAAAGTAAATGCGCAATCAGTCAATTTTAACGCGGATAGATCGCTTATAGACTTCTTACAGAGTAGATTAGATAAGCTCGAAACCTTCTATGATAAGGTAATTAGCGCAGACGTGTATTTGAAAGTCGAGAATACAAGTTCAAAGGAAAATAAAATAGTAGAAATCAAATTGAATATACCTGGAGATAAATTCATGGTAAAAAAGCAATGTAAGAAATTTGAGGAGGCAGTTGACTCCGCTTGTAACTCCTTGGAAAGGAAGCTAATAAAACATAAGGAAAAATCTCGTGTTCAAGCATGATAAATTTTTTTCAAATTTTGTTTTGAATAAACAAAAAAACGTATACATTTGCAGTCCGTTAGAAATAGCGGACTTTTTTATGCCAGAAACGGTGTAGAAAAGCCGATGTAGCTCAGCTGGCTAGAGCAGCTGATTTGTAATCAGCAGGTCGTGGGTTCGAGTCCCTCCATCGGCTCTAAAAGTTCTTTAAAAATTGGATTGGGGAGATACTCAAGCGGCCAACGAGGGCAGACTGTAAATCTGCTGACTACGTCTTCGCAGGTTCGAATCCTGCTCTCCCCACTTTTTTTAAAAGCCTAATTTTTTTAGGTGTTGAAATATTGAATTTTTATAATTGCGGGAGTAGCTCAGTTGGTAGAGCGTCAGCCTTCCAAGCTGAATGTCGCCGGTTCGAACCCGGTCTCCCGCTCTAATAAGCCAAGGTAATGTGTGTGGTTTTGAATCTGCAACGTTGAACCTTGAACCTTGAACCTAATAAGCCGACGTAGCTCAGGGGTAGAGCGTTTCCTTGGTAAGGAAGAGGTCACGGGTTCAATTCCCGTCGTTGGCTCAATTAAGGCATTATTTGTACACTAATATATAACTAAGATTAAAATTCATTAAAAATGGCAAAGGAAACTTTTGATCGTTCCAAACCGCACTTGAATATAGGTACTATTGGACACGTAGATCACGGTAAAACTACATTAACTGCTGCTATTACAACTGTTTTGGCAAATGCAGGACTTTCTGAAAAGAGAGATTTCGCTTCAATTGATAACGCTCCTGAAGAGAAAGAAAGAGGTATTACTATCAACACATCGCACGTTGAGTACCAAACAGCTAACCGTCACTACGCTCACGTTGACTGTCCTGGTCACGCGGATTATGTAAAGAACATGGTTACTGGTGCTGCTCAGATGGATGGTGCAATTTTAGTTGTTGCTGCTACAGATGGTCCTATGCCACAAACACGTGAGCACATCTTATTAGGTCGTCAGGTTGGTATTCCAAGAATCGTTGTATTCATGAATAAAGTGGATATGGTTGATGATGAGGAGTTGATTGAGCTTGTTGAAATGGAAGTAAGAGAATTGCTTTCTTTTTATGAGTATGATGGTGATAATGGACCTGTAATCGCTGGTTCTGCATTAGGTGCATTGAACGGTGAGCAAAAGTGGGTTGACACGGTAATGGAATTGATGGCTGCTGTTGATGAGTGGATCGAGCTTCCTAAAAGAGATGTTGATAAGGATTTCTTAATGCCTGTTGAAGATGTATTCACTATTACTGGTCGTGGTACTGTTGCAACTGGTCGTATAGAAACTGGTATTGCTAACACTGGTGATCCTGTTGAGATTATTGGTATGGGTGCAGAGAAGTTGAACTCTACTATTACTGGGGTTGAAATGTTCCGTAAGATATTAGATAGAGGTGAGGCTGGTGATAACGTAGGTATCTTGTTAAGAGGTGTTGAAAAATCTCAAATTAGCCGTGGAATGGTAATCTGTAAGCCAGGTTCTGTTAAGCCACATGCTAAATTTGAGGCTGAGGTTTATGTTCTTAAGAAAGAAGAAGGTGGTCGTCACACGCCATTCCATAATAACTATCGTCCTCAGTTCTATGTAAGAACTACAGATGTAACTGGTAACATCGCGCTTCCTTCTGGAGTTGAGATGGTAATGCCTGGTGATAACCTTACAATTACAGTAGAGCTTATTCAGCCTATTGCATTAAGTGTAGGTCTACGTTTCGCTATCCGTGAAGGTGGTAGAACTGTAGGTGCCGGTCAGGTTACTAAGATTATAGATTAATTTATTATTATATAGGAATAATGTAATTAAGGGTGTTCTGCTTTAGTGGGACACCTTTAAATGCAATTATAAACGGGTGTAGCTCAGTTGGTAGAGCACTGGTCTCCAAAACCAGGTGTCGGGAGTTCGAGTCTCTCCTCCCGTGCGAATTTAAGTAAGAATCATTATGTTAACGTATATAAAAGAATCTATAGAGGAGCTTCGTAACAATGTTACCTTGCCTTCAAGAGCCGAGTCGTCTAACCTTATGGTGGTGGTTGCGGTGTTTTCTATTTTGTTCGCTTTGGCGACTTGGGGTGTAGATAGTGCATTCAGCAAATTGGTTCGTTTGTATTTCGATAACATCTTAAACTAGTCGTTCGCTATGTCAGAAGTATTGGAAAAGAAATGGTATGTAGTGAGAGCTGTCAGTGGGCAAGAGAATAAAATCAAAGGCTATATTGAGAGTGAGGTAGAGCGCCATGGTTTTTCTGATTATTTAGAAGATATCCTTGTTCCTACGGAGAAGGTGATTCAAATACGAAATGGAAAAAAGGTTAACAAGGAAAGAGTTTATTTTCCAGGTTATATAATGATTAAGGCTAACCTTGGTGGTGAGATGATTCACATTGTGCGTTCTATTACCAATGTTATTGGTTTTCTTGGGGAGGTTAAAGGAGGTGATCCTGTTCCTTTGAGGAAGTCCGAGGTGAATAGAATGTTAGGGAAGGTTGATGAATTGGCTGTTAATACGGATACAGTGGCTATACCTTTCACTCATGGTGAAACGGTAAAGGTTATTGATGGTCCGTTTAATGGTTTTAATGGTACTGTTGAGAAAATCAACGAAGAGAAGCGTAAACTAGAAGTAATGGTTAAGATTTTCGGAAGAAAAACGCCGTTAGAGCTAAGTTATATGCAAGTAGAGAAAGTATAAGTTAAGTGTTACATATTTAAAGTTGTGTTGCTTCCAAATTGATACGGCTTAAATTTAATTTTAAACAATGGCAAAAGAAATAGGTAAAGTAGTTAAACTACAAGTTAGGGGAGGTGCAGCGAATCCGTCGCCACCGGTTGGACCCGCCTTAGGTGCTGCCGGTGTTAACATCATGGAGTTCTGTAAGCAGTTCAATGCTCGTACACAGGACAAACAGGGTAAAGTTTTACCTGTTGTTATCACCGTATATAAGGATAAGTCTTTTGACTTCCTTGTTAAAACACCACCAGCGGCAGTTCAGCTATTGGAAGCGGCTAAGATTAAAAAAGGATCAGGTGAGCCTAATCGTGTAAAATCTGGTAATGTTACTTGGGATCAAGTTAAAACAATTGCCGAGGACAAAATGGTAGACCTTAATGCGTTTACGGTAGAATCTGCAATGAGCATGATAGCCGGTACAGCTAGGTCTATGGGTCTTAAAGTTGCAGGTAAGCGACCTTTCTAAAATCTTATAAAGCAATTTGAAATGGCAAAATTAACTAAGAAACAAAAAGAGGCCCACGCCAAGATAGATAAGGATAAACTTTATTCTGTTGGTGAAGGTGCTGCTTTGGTAAAAGAAATTACCAATACAAAATTTGATGCATCTGTAGATTTGGCAGTGCGTTTGGGTGTAGATCCAAGAAAAGCAAACCAAATGGTACGAGGGGTTGTAACACTTCCTCATGGTACAGGTAAAGATGTTAAGGTTTTGGCCTTGGTAACACCAGATAAAGAGGCAGAGGCTACTGAAGCCGGTGCTGACTTTGTTGGATTAGATGAGTATTTGGATAAAATCAAAGGCGGTTGGACAGATGTTGATGTTATCATCACTATGCCAAGTGTTATGGGTAAATTAGGCCCTTTAGGTAGAGTATTAGGGCCAAGAGGTCTTATGCCTAATCCAAAAACAGGAACAGTTACTATGGATGTCGCTAAAGCGGTGACTGATGTAAAAGCTGGTAAAATCGACTTTAAAGTAGATAAAACAGGTATCGTTCATGCTGCTGTAGGGAAAGCTTCTTTCTCTTCTGACAAATTGGAAGAAAACGCTAGGGAATTATTGGAAACCTTAGTAAAAATGAAGCCTGCTGCTGCGAAAGGTGTTTATATGAAAAGTATCTTCATGTCAAGCACAATGAGCCCAAGTGTTCAGTTGGATCCAAAAACAGTTTAATCGAACTGGGTAGTTCAAAATTTACAGTATGACAAGAGAAGAAAAAGCAATCGTAATACAGGATTTGACTTCACAGTTGGCAGAGAATTCAACTATTTATTTAGCTGATATATCGGGCTTAAATGCGGTGCAAACCTCAGATTTGAGGAGAGCTTGTTTTAAAGCAGACGTTAAATTGGCTGTAGTCAAAAATACATTGCTTGCAAAAGCAATGGAAGCTTCTGAAAAAGAATTCGGTGAACTTCCCGGAGTGCTTAAAGGCAATACTTCGTTGATGTTTTCTGAAGTAGGTAATGTTCCGGCAAAACTTATAAAAAATTTCAGAAAAAAATCTGATAAGCCTTTGTTGAAAGGAGCCTTTGTTGAGGAATCAGTATATATTGGTGATGAGAATTTGGATGCGCTTGTAAGCATCAAGTCTAAAGAAGAAATGATTGGTGAGGTTATTGGATTGTTACAATCTCCTGCTAAAAATGTTATTTCTGGGCTTAAATCTGGTGGTGGTAAACTGGCAGGTATCCTTAAGACATTATCAGAAAGATAAGAACGCACTAGTAACTAAGTATATTTTAAAAATTTATTAAACGATAGTAAAAATGGCAGATTTAAAAGATTTCGCAGAACAGTTGGTTAACTTGACCGTTAAAGAGGTAAATGAGTTGGCTGATATATTAAAGGATGAATATGGTATTGAGCCTGCAGCTGCTGCAGTAGCTGTTGCTGCCGGTGGTGGTGGTGAAGCAGGTGAAGCCGCTGAAGAAAAGTCAGAATTTGACGT
This genomic interval from Zobellia roscoffensis contains the following:
- the secE gene encoding preprotein translocase subunit SecE, with product MLTYIKESIEELRNNVTLPSRAESSNLMVVVAVFSILFALATWGVDSAFSKLVRLYFDNILN
- the rplA gene encoding 50S ribosomal protein L1, with the translated sequence MAKLTKKQKEAHAKIDKDKLYSVGEGAALVKEITNTKFDASVDLAVRLGVDPRKANQMVRGVVTLPHGTGKDVKVLALVTPDKEAEATEAGADFVGLDEYLDKIKGGWTDVDVIITMPSVMGKLGPLGRVLGPRGLMPNPKTGTVTMDVAKAVTDVKAGKIDFKVDKTGIVHAAVGKASFSSDKLEENARELLETLVKMKPAAAKGVYMKSIFMSSTMSPSVQLDPKTV
- the hpf gene encoding ribosome hibernation-promoting factor, HPF/YfiA family, coding for MKVNAQSVNFNADRSLIDFLQSRLDKLETFYDKVISADVYLKVENTSSKENKIVEIKLNIPGDKFMVKKQCKKFEEAVDSACNSLERKLIKHKEKSRVQA
- the tuf gene encoding elongation factor Tu gives rise to the protein MAKETFDRSKPHLNIGTIGHVDHGKTTLTAAITTVLANAGLSEKRDFASIDNAPEEKERGITINTSHVEYQTANRHYAHVDCPGHADYVKNMVTGAAQMDGAILVVAATDGPMPQTREHILLGRQVGIPRIVVFMNKVDMVDDEELIELVEMEVRELLSFYEYDGDNGPVIAGSALGALNGEQKWVDTVMELMAAVDEWIELPKRDVDKDFLMPVEDVFTITGRGTVATGRIETGIANTGDPVEIIGMGAEKLNSTITGVEMFRKILDRGEAGDNVGILLRGVEKSQISRGMVICKPGSVKPHAKFEAEVYVLKKEEGGRHTPFHNNYRPQFYVRTTDVTGNIALPSGVEMVMPGDNLTITVELIQPIALSVGLRFAIREGGRTVGAGQVTKIID
- the rpsU gene encoding 30S ribosomal protein S21, which encodes MLIIPVKEGENIDRALKRFKRKFDKTGTMRRLRKRQQFTKPSVERRAQIQKAEYIQGLRDKEEI
- a CDS encoding ComEA family DNA-binding protein, giving the protein MKNFKSHFRFNRQERSGIFYLLFIIVVLQVAYFVLSSSNSSDGKVDFLEDKQLQLQIDSLKAKALEKDAIKIYPFNPNYITDYKGYTLGMSLEEIDRLHNFRKEGKFANSAEDFQKVTKISDSLLQLISPYFKFPEWTQGKAKSTSSYKTFNIKQEVSSSNQREVKQTVSDLNSATIEELREINGIGEKLSARIVKFRDRLGGFLVNEQLYDVYGLEPEVVERTLKRFQVLKTPSIEKININTASAKKLSKLVYLQKQVSESIVNYRNANGSILSFDELSKIEDFPIEKIDRIKLYLAL
- the rplK gene encoding 50S ribosomal protein L11, with translation MAKEIGKVVKLQVRGGAANPSPPVGPALGAAGVNIMEFCKQFNARTQDKQGKVLPVVITVYKDKSFDFLVKTPPAAVQLLEAAKIKKGSGEPNRVKSGNVTWDQVKTIAEDKMVDLNAFTVESAMSMIAGTARSMGLKVAGKRPF
- a CDS encoding tyrosine-type recombinase/integrase; this translates as MSLDSFISYLALEKNYSVHTVTAYKRDLETFGQFCEQNYDCKNIDAVAYSFVRSWVVSLVDSGVSNRSVNRKMASLKAYYKFLQNIGAIKVNPLAKHKALKTSKKIEVPFSEMEMEEVLSQIEFADDFEGVRDRLIIELFYTTGIRRAELINLKMADVSFSQHLLKVLGKRSKERMVPLLSSVELLLRVYLKEREALVEITDETHVFLLKSGNKLYENLVYRLINKYFSEVSSKVKKSPHILRHTFATHLLNKGADMNSVKELLGHASLASTQVYTHNSIAELKKVHASAHPRGKK
- the rplJ gene encoding 50S ribosomal protein L10, which codes for MTREEKAIVIQDLTSQLAENSTIYLADISGLNAVQTSDLRRACFKADVKLAVVKNTLLAKAMEASEKEFGELPGVLKGNTSLMFSEVGNVPAKLIKNFRKKSDKPLLKGAFVEESVYIGDENLDALVSIKSKEEMIGEVIGLLQSPAKNVISGLKSGGGKLAGILKTLSER
- a CDS encoding acyl-CoA dehydrogenase family protein; this encodes MQSMYFTEEHQLFRESLRDFLKKEVVPHIDKWEASGTIEPFIWEKFGEMGYFGLATPETYGGLGLDLFYTVIFLEELQRVNSGGFAAAMWAHAYLAMTHLNKNANDEQKKAYLTPSVNGEKIGCLGVTEPFGGSDVAGIRTTAVKEGDNYIINGSKTFITNGVYGDYCILAAKTDPSAGNKGISIIIVDLKSEGVSASKLNKLGWRASDTAELAFDNVKVPVGNLMGEEGRGFSFIMEAFALERLVMGINAHARAEYALEYALQYMSERETFGKSINQYQALRHKFVDLHADMEICKQYNYGVVYKMDKGEYVVREATISKLKSTEMADKVAYDCLQFLGGYGYIEDYPMARMFRDSRLGPIGGGTSEILKEIIAKIVIDKKEYRMPKG
- the nusG gene encoding transcription termination/antitermination protein NusG, producing MSEVLEKKWYVVRAVSGQENKIKGYIESEVERHGFSDYLEDILVPTEKVIQIRNGKKVNKERVYFPGYIMIKANLGGEMIHIVRSITNVIGFLGEVKGGDPVPLRKSEVNRMLGKVDELAVNTDTVAIPFTHGETVKVIDGPFNGFNGTVEKINEEKRKLEVMVKIFGRKTPLELSYMQVEKV